In Cicer arietinum cultivar CDC Frontier isolate Library 1 chromosome 7, Cicar.CDCFrontier_v2.0, whole genome shotgun sequence, a single window of DNA contains:
- the LOC101507806 gene encoding oleosin H2-like, which yields MAQPQRGDYYDNYQQHPITYNQSQTRKIRSPSASHLIVLATIVPFGATLLILAGLILSATVIGLAVTTPLFVIFSPVLFSAAIVFGLAIAGFLTSGAFGVTSLSSFAWLASYLRRSRFLERIKVKHYAKPRLEETVGLNEAHITEEEEDRDRLVGRAQQTATKAQSDKGQVEKPKNENITLTTS from the coding sequence ATGGCTCAACCCCAACGAGGTGACTACTACGACAACTACCAGCAACACCCCATAACATACAACCAATCACAAACCAGAAAGATACGATCTCCTTCTGCTTCACACCTTATTGTACTCGCCACTATTGTTCCTTTCGGAGCTACTCTTCTCATTCTCGCCGGTCTCATCCTCTCTGCCACCGTAATCGGCCTCGCCGTCACCACTCCTCTGTTCGTTATTTTCAGTCCGGTCTTATTCTCCGCGGCAATCGTCTTTGGTTTGGCCATCGCCGGATTTTTGACATCCGGTGCCTTTGGTGTCACCTCGCTCTCTTCCTTCGCTTGGCTCGCTTCCTATCTCCGCCGCTCACGGTTTCTGGAGCGCATTAAAGTTAAACATTATGCAAAGCCACGTTTGGAAGAAACAGTGGGCCTCAATGAGGCCCATATAACTGAGGAAGAGGAAGACCGCGACCGTTTAGTAGGAAGGGCCCAACAAACAGCTACGAAGGCCCAAAGTGATAAAGGTCAAGTAGAAAAGCCCAAGAACGAAAACATAACATTAACAACGTCATGA